The Algoriphagus halophilus sequence AGCAGCTCCAACATTTGCCTCTGAACCTCCAAATTCCAGGTCTAACTGGTGTGCCTGAAAAAACCGCTGACTAGAGGGCGGTGAAAGACGAAGCATTACCTCGCCTAGAGAAACAATTTTTTTCATTGAAGAATTAATTTTCTATAATTTCATTGTTGGAAACTAAGTTAATGAAATAAAAATATGATAAACAAAGCACTTTGTTTAGACCCTACGGATAATGTTGGAGTGGCATTAACCGACTTGAAAATAGGTGACACATTTGATCTAAACGGGTATAAGGGAAACATTATCAGCGAAGTAGCTGCAAAACATAAATTTGCTTTAAAGGAATTTGATTCGGGGGAAGAGGTATTCATGTATGGAACCATTGTGGGGGAAACAACAAAGCCCATACAAGTAGGAGAAGCGATTACCTTGGATAATATTAAACATAAAATTCGTGAATTCCAGGATGAAGGAGCCACTTATAATTGGAATAAGCCAAACATAGAAAATATTAAAGGGAAGACGTTTTTAGGGTATCAAAGATCTGATGGTCAAGTAGGTACAGCTAATTATTGGCTTGTTCTACCGATGGTGTTTTGTGAAAATACCAATGTGAAATTACTGCAGGATGCCTTTGAAAAAGCCTTGGGTTTTGCCGTGATCAACCCCTATGAAAACCAAGTAAGAAACCTGGTTGCAGCTTATCAAAATGAAAAATTTACGGAATCGCTTGCGGAACCAAAAATTGATACCAATTCTAAGGTTTTTGAAAACATCGATGGCATCCGCTTTTTAACTCATGACGGGGGCTGTGGTGGAACCAGAGGAGATTCTGACACACTTTGTGCCTTGCTGGCTGGATATCTCAACCACCCAAATGTAGCGGGTGCTACAATTTTGAGTTTAGGGTGCCAACATGCCCAAGTAGCTATCCTTCAGGATCGATTGAACAACATTCAAAAGGGGGCTCAGAAACCATTGGTGATTTGCGAGCAACAGACCGAAGGAACTACAGATCAATTGCTTCAGAAAGCAGTCAATGAAACATTTAAAGGCTTGATCGAAGCCAACAAAATCGAGAGAACTCCTGCCCCTATTTCAAAATTGGTCATTGGATTAGAATGTGGCGGTTCAGATGGCTTTTCTGGAATATCTGCCAACCCTACCTTAGGACGTGTTTCAGATTTGGTGGTGGCTTCAGGAGGTTCGGCAATTTTATCAGAATTTCCGGAGTTATGTGGGGCTGAACAACCTATCATCGATCGATGTGTAAATCCTACTGTTGCAGAAAAATTCATCAGGTTAATGGATGAGTATGCCAATGCTGCCGAACGCGTCGGTAGCGGATTTGATATGAATCCAAGTCCAGGAAACATCAAAGATGGTTTGCTGACTGATGCCATCAAATCTTGTGGAGCCGCTAAAAAAGGTGGAACAGCACCAGTTTCTGATGTATTGGATTATACAGAATATGTCAAAGTTCCTGGTTTGAATCTATTATGTACACCAGGCAATGATGTTGAAAGTACTACTGGCTTGGCTGGAAGTGGAGCCAACATTATCCTATTCTCAACGGGTTTGGGAACCCCAACAGGAAATCCAGTTTGTCCAGTAATCAAAGTGGCCACCAATGATAAACTGACCGCTAGAATGCCGGATATCATTGATTTTAATACTGGTGGAATAATTTCTGGAGCGGAATCCATTGAAAGCTGTGGGGAGAAGCTGTTGGATTTGATTATTGAAGTAGCTTCAGGTAGGATCAAAACCAAAGCAGAACAAAAGAAAAACTACGATTTTATCCCCTGGAAAAGAGGGGTTTCTTTATAAACAAAAAGGGCGGCCATGTGGCCGCCCTTTTAAACAAACTAAGGGTGATTAATATGCTATTCTACCTTGAATGGTACTTGAACCTGCACCAGTATTAGGGTTGAAATTTCCTACTACAGTACCTTCTCCAGTAGCACCTTCGAATTTACCTGTACCGCCAATAATCTCTACTTCAGCTATAAATTCACTTCTTTCTCCACTAATTGGAGTTACCACATTATTGATGTTTTTAAACCATACGGAGTTTCCTTTTCCATCAGTAGTGATGGAGCTCACTTCGTCATTGTCCACAAAAATCCCCATTGCTTCCAATTGTTCAGCATAAAACTGAGTAACTGGAGCTCCTACTGTTTGCAAACCAGCTGCACCAAAAGAGGCATATTGATTTAAAAACGTGTAGGCCTTACCCATATGGCTGGAGTTACCTACCCCAGTTCCTGGAAAATAGGCGGGAATAGCGGAAGTGAAATCTCCATTTTCATCTACAGAGATAAGTTGGTTAGTAAACCTTTCAAAGTAATTTCTTTCTGCTGTTTTTCTAGCATTTCCATCCGTTAGGGTTTCTTGGGATGTCAACACTTCCGTTTGGGAAGCTGGTTGAACTAAAGCTGGCTCATCTATAGAAGTACAAGCACTTACGAACATGGAGCCTGCAAGGCTCATTAGGCCTAATCTAGACCACATTGATTTTTTCATATTTTTAAGAATTGGTAGTGGGTAATAACATATTTAAGTATCAAAATTTATTAGCTAAAATTTGGGTGAAAATTGTATAAATTTTAGATAATGAATAATAATATGTATTTCACACCAATAAAAATGCCAAACATTACGTTTCTACAATAAAAAAGTTTGCTGAAGCAGCATTTTCTCTAATTTTTCTGGCTTTAGTGTACTTCTCAGAATAGTACCATTTTTCTGCAGTTTCCTTGTCTTTAAACTCCAACATCACAAAACGGTCATGGTTCCACTTACCTTCTAATACATGAATTGGATTACCTCTTATCACGAATTTCCCTCCAAACTCTTTGACTGATTCCGGGGTCAATTTTTTATACTCTTCATATTTTTCAGGATCGTGTATATCTACTTCCACTAAAACAAAAGCCGCCATATCATTTTAATTATCAACTAGTTATAATTCAAATCCCAAGCCAGCTGCGTATCTTGTTTTCGCATAGGCTATTTTTCTTTTACTGATCAATTCATTTAAGGTCAAAATAGAATTAAACACAGATACTTCTCTGGCATTCACTAAAAATAAACTACTCTCCCCTATTTCAAAACGTCTCATTTCTCCTTGAAGTAAGGTTTCCAAATTGATTACATTTTGCTGATAAGTCGCGATTTGCCGGTTCAAATTAGAAAAATTATTTATTTCACTTTCTAGTTTGGTTCTCAGCTGGATTTCTTTTAAATCCCTAGAGTTTTCCTTTGAATAAATCTTTGCCTTTGCCAAACCCACCGCTCCTCTAGACTTTCTCCAAAGTAAAGGCGTATAAACGGAAAGTCCCCATTTATAATTATTTTCAAAAAAGCCCGCTCCTTCAAAATCATTTAGATTTTCGGTAAGAAAATTATATTTCAATTTGACCACAGGAATAATCTGTTGAGCTTTTAACCTTTTTTCTACATCCAAACTGGCTAGTTCAAAGTCTACTAATTGCAGTTCAGGGTGATTGGCTACAAAGGTCCTGAGCTCTTCTACATTCAACACTCCTAGATTAGTTGTTTCCAAAGGTTCAGGTACAATCCCTTCATTTAAATTGATAGGATTGCCTTCCTCATCCCATAAATAGGTGTTTAACTCTTGGGTAACAGAAAACAACGTGTTTTCTGCTTCCTGCAATTTATATTGCCTATTCAGAACTTGAGAAAATGCTTCTACGGTATCAATTGCTGGCAGGTCACCATATTTAAAACTTGATTTTACTGCTTCATATCGAACTTCAGCAAGTTCGACGCCTTCCTTTAAAACTTCTAGGTTAGTTTGAGCCAAAGACCACCTCCAATACATGTCAGTCGCTTGAAGGTAAAGGTTATTGAGTAATTTTTGCTTTTGGGACTCTGTGGATTCCTGGTAAATCTGAGCTTGTCTTAACGTAGCCCTTCTTTGATCCAAAATTAAACCCTGACCCAGATTTATGGAAGCCCCTGCCGCAAATAACCCATCAGAAGGCACAGTATACTCAGGGTTTAAATATTTCCCATTGTTCCTTTCAAAAGAACCATTTAATTCAATTCCAGCCCAAGTGGGAATACTGATTCCAGCTTCTTGCTTATTGTAGTATAAAGTTTCACTGTATGACTTCTTATCTAAATTTCCATATACCAATGGATCAAATCCTCCTCTAGCTGACCTGACCTCCATATCACCCATGAGTAATTGAAGTTCAGCCTGAGTAGCTATTGGATGGTATTCAATTACCCAGGCTAAAAAGGACTCATAGTTTAAAGTATCCGTGGCTTGCGAATAAGCACGGAAAAAACAACTACTGAAAAGGAAGGTGAAAAGTATAACTCTCATCATTTCTTCTTTCCTTCTGAAGCTACTGCTTCTTTTTCGTCTCTTGTATAATAATCAGCAGGGAATCCATTTAATTGCCTCCAGAGTTCATACCAGACTGGCACATCATTGAGTAGAGCAATTCCATCGGCACCAGACCCTATTCTTAACATTTCTGGCCAAGGTTCTTCTTCAGGATCCTGAGCTACCAAAACTCTGTATTGATTATTTGTTCCGGCATATTGGTCCATTGCTACTACTACGCCTCCAAAAGTACCATTAGAGATTCTAGGCCAACCTGAAAATACAATAGCAGGCCAACCATCGAAAATAAATCGAACCTTATTTCCTACTTTAATCAATGGCAAGTCTACAGGCTGTACATACATTTCTACAGCTAATTCAGCATCAGAGGGAATAATGTTTAAAATTTGATCCCCTTCTTTTATTGTTTCACCTATTCCGACTTGAATTGCCTTCGCCAGGTAACCATTCTGAGGAGCTAGAATATATCGAAACCCAGTTCTTGCCTCATAATTAGAATATTGGTTCTCTAATTTTGTAGTAGTAGCCTCCGCATCATATTGTGAGGACATAGCCGTGTAAATCTCAGATCGTGTTTTTGCTATTTTATCTCTAAACTCATTATCAATGGTATTCAGCTCAATTTTAGCTGATATCATCTCATTTTGGCTAATTAAATAGTCATTTTCTACAGAAAGTAATTTGGCTTGCACGTCTTGAAATTTCAATCGTCTTGATTCCAAATCAGTTAAAGACCTCAAACCCTCTGCATACAATTGCTCTGCTCTATCCAACTGTTTCTTTCCAATATCAAAATTCACTTTCGCTTGCTGGAACTTGATACTGTCTGATTGAACTTTCAACTCCGCCATTTTGAGCTTATTCTCCGCTTGCTGAATTTTCAGCACATTATTTTCTTGCAATGCTTGCAATTGAGCTTGTAGAGCACCAACCTTTTCTTTATAAGCTTCTGCAGAAAGAGTCTTTGCATCTACTTGCATCTGAGTTCTCGGTAAAAGCAAGGAATCAAAATATTCGTCTTTTATCTCAGAAATTCTCAGAATGGTATCTCCCCTGCTTACAAATGCCCCTTCCGTCACATACCACTTTTCAATTCTACCTGCAATGATGGAATGGATGGTTTGTGCTCTCTGTTCTGGTCTTAAAGCGGTAACATATCCTTTGGATCGAATACTTTGAGTCCAGGGAAGAAATAGAGATATAAATACGACAGCAATCAACCACGCTAGTAAGCGTATTCTCTTTTGACTTTGCTTTTCTGGTAAAGTCATAATCAAACTTTTAGCACCGCTAAAAGGAATCCGATCTTTGATTTTACTGCTGGAAATATTCAGCATAATAGTTTAATTATTTCTCGTGTATTGTATATAATCTTCATAGGATCCCTGTTTTAAGATTTTCCCGGAATCCAAAATAATTATCTCATCCAATTTCTGTAAAATATAAGGATCCTCAGTCACCATTAATAAAGTCCAACTTCCTGACATTAAATAATCTACAATTCTTGGTTTGATTTCAGGATTAACATATCGAAGGGCATTTTCCATAATAATTGCCTTAGGACTCCCTACCAAACTTCTTGCGATCAAAATACTTTGGGCCACAGACCTTGATAGTCCTCTTCCCTCAGGTAGCAATTCGGTGTTCAGGTCATCTGGTAATTGATAGATGTATTCTTTGAGACCTACCAATTCGATGATTTCTTCAAATTGTGTGGGATCTACATCCCTTCCAACCAAGATATTTTCTTTGATAGTCCCATGAAACAATTCTCCAAATTGAAGGCAATCACCAATCATTGCCCTGAATTTATCCAATTGAATCATATCCATAGAAAGGTCATTAATCATTACCGTTCCTTGATATTCTTCGTACAAACCATTCAGCAAAGCTAATAGCGCACTTTTTCCACTTCCACTTCTACCAGTGATTGCGATTTTCTTCCCAGGGTTAATGGTCAAAGAAACATCATTAATAATGGGCTTTATGGCATCATAAGGTTGAAATACCACATGTTCCATCCCAAACTTCAAACCTTCTGGTTTGGATACTACCAGTTTATCCGATCCTTCACTACGTTCTAAATCCAAATCCATCACGACACCCAGCTTTTCTACAGCTACAAGGGTGTCATAAACTGTCTCAAGAGAAAGAATCACTTTTTCTACAGAATTGACAACTAAGATGATGATGACTTCAGCTGCAACAAATTGACCGATACTTATTTGTTCATTGATCAATAAAAGACTCCCAGCCACCAATAAACTGGCAATTATGAGCACTTTGAAGCCAATCATGATTTTGTATTGAAGTATCAACACCGAAAAATGCTTGGTTCTAAAATCCACATACTTTTGAATCAGCTTGTCTGCTCTCAAAATTGGGAGTCTTGTATTACCAGTTAATTTAAAGGTGTTGAGTGTTCTTCCTATTTCTTGAAGCCAGAAGGCAGTTTGATATTTATAGGAAGATTCCTTCAGTGCTGTAGCCATACCTTTGGGACTGGTGAAATAGAAAATCAATACAAGAATCCCTAATAAAATGACACCAAAAAGAATGAAGGTGGGATGATAAAAAGACAATAGTAAGAGTCCAAATATCATTTGCAATACCGCCGTCGTAAAGTCAACCAACAATTTTGAAATCCCCTTCTGTAGGTTTACTGTATCAAAAAAACGATTGACTATTTCAGGGCCATATTCTCCATGAAGCACTTCAGTCTTTACCCTTGGTAGCCTGTAGGCCAAAGAAAGTCCTGATTTGGAAAAAATTCGCTGTTGAAGTTTTTCCGTTATTTGTAGTTGAGAGATTTGTAAAAATCCGCCGAAAGCAACTCCAATGGCTACCACAATTACCAATAGTATCCATGAAGTGGTGATCCTTCCTCCTAATATGAAATTCAAAATAGCTTGAATTCCTAAAGGAAGTGATAAAGCCACTATACCATTCAAAATGGCGTAAAAGTAGATCCCGTAGACCTGATTCTTTTCTTCTTGAAGAAGACTAAAAAATCTCTTCAGGGGAGTCATAGATCCTGTGCTATTCATGAATAATGGTTTTTGCTACCAAATGATGAAAGAATTGAAATCTTCCCTCTTTATCTAAATTTGATTCTGTCATTCCTGGAAGATGTTTTGCATGGAAAGATTGAAGGAGGCTAGCTTCCATAACGATATTAACCAAAGTTATAGGAAATTTGTAGGCAGGATTGATTTCTCTAATAATTTGTGCGATTCGATCCCCTAGAGTATACAATTGAGCATAGATTCCATTTTCATGTTCTGAATCCACACTTTTAGTTAAATACCCTTTGAGAGATTCGTTTGTAACAATTTTTCGAATTTCAATAGGATTCAAAAATTCATTTTCTACGAACATAGGACCCTCTACCAACAATTTAATCGCAATTTCTAGGCGTTCTTTCGGATCCTTCAAGTTGGCTGTTACATAAACTAAATTATGTTCGGTCCATGCCCAATGCCAAGCGGTCAAATACAATAAAAAATTATGCTTGTTTTCAAAGTACCGATAGATCGCGGGTTCTGATACCCCGATTTCTGTAGCTAATTTTTTAAATGTAAAATCCTCCATACCCAGCTCTAGCATAAGTTTGGAACCTACTTGTAAAATGGCATTACCTAACTCCGAACTATAGGGGTCCTTCACGAATAAATTTTCGTTTACCTCTACTTTTAATTTTCGTAAAATGTTTTCCATTTTCCTTGTTTATAAAGTGGAATAACGGATGATCGCTAATGAATGTTTAGTAAAACATCTATTCTTGTTAGTAATATTCACAAAAAAATTTTATTTAGTTTTTTATTAAAATTATAAATCGCTTAATATCAATAGAATAATATATTTTATTTCAATTTTTAATTAAGACATAAAACAAGGGCTAAAAAAAATCTTCTTATACCTTAACCTTGATTATCCTCTCGTGTAAAAACATTTTTATTGAAAATCTACTACCTTAAGAGTCTATGAAGAAAGCGAACCATTTTTTTCAATTTAACATCCGTTTTTGGGTGTTTTGGCCTTCCTTCATATTACTGATCCTTGCAGTTTTATTCAGTATTCTTTTTCCTGATTTCTTCATTACCTCTATTGAACAGATTCAGAAAGTCTTATTGACTAATTTTAGTTTAGGATTTAGCTGGGTTTCCTTTGCTATGACGATTATCGTCCTAATTACCTTCTTTTCTCCCATTGGCAAAGTAAGAATTGGTGGAAAGCATGCACAGCCGAGATTACCTAGATTAAGTTGGTTTGCCATCGTTTTATGTACTACCATAGCTGTAGGGATTTTGTTTTGGGGAAGCGCTGAACCATTATCCCACTTTTTATTCCCTCCAGAATTTAAAAACCTGAACAGCAAGTCGGTTGAAGCAGCAGACTTTTCTCTTGGTGCATTATTCTTTCATTGGGGATTTACACCGTATGCCATATACATTGTCCCGGCCTTGACCTTTAGTGTATTCTTTTATCAGGATAGAAACAAACCCTCCATCAGTTTAGCTGCAAAGCCATTACTAGGGTCAAACCTAAACAAACGGATGGAAAATATCATTGATGGAATTAGCTTGTTTTCTTTGGTTACTGGAATGGCTGGAGCTTTAGGAGCAGGAATCTTAAGCTTATCCGGAGGGTTTCTCAAACTATTTCCTGATTGGAATATGGGGGTTTTGTCTGGGGTAATTACGCTGGTAATATTATTGACATTTGTAATCTCCTCTTCTACAGGGATTGAAAGAGGAATCAAAAACCTTTCCTTGATCAACCTGTTTTTCTTTATCTTAATTGCAATACTCTTTGTTTTACTCGGTGAAGGAGGAAAAATATTGAGTTCCATAAAAATCGGATTTATAGAATATGGCAAGAATTTTTTGGACTTGAGTCTTCAATGGAATGGAGCAGGATCTACTTGGACCTATGATTGGTCTGTTTTCAATTTTGCCATGTGGATGGCTTGGGCCCCAGTTACCGCTGTTTTTCTAGGTAAAATCGCGTATGGACGAACTATTAGAGAATTTTTACTCTTTAATTGGTTCCTTCCGGCTCTTTTTTGTTTGATATGGATGGGTGTTTTTGGAGGAACAACATTGGATTTGGCGATACTCCATCCTGAATTTTATCAAAACCTCTTTCAAACATCAGGTCCTGAATCTATTATATACCAGGTTTTTGAGGATCTGGGCTATTTTAAGCTGTTTTCCTACCTGTTTATTTTAGCTATTTTCATTTCTTACGTTACCGCAGCAGATTCCAGCACGGATGCTTTGGCCAGCTTAAGCATGAAAAAAATCAGTGAGGATCCATTCCAGTCTGACACCAACTTAAAAATCATTTGGGGCACATTGATCGCATTTCTTGCCTGGATCATGATTTTATTCTCAGGCATAGATGGTGTCAGGATCTTATCTGTTATCGCAGGTGTACCTGCACTTTTTTTCTTGTTGATCGTTACGGTAAGCCTTTTACTATTGGTGATAGATCCAAAAAAATACCTCCGGGATTAATCTCCTTTGTATTTTAATTTTCCCATACCATAGAGGTATAATACTTTGGAATAGCGCAGCATCGCTGGAAATAGTAACAGGTTCCCAATCACCACTGTCGTGAGATACATCCATAATTCTGGTTCCTCTACAAGTACATTGATAGCTGTAAGTGCGGTTATTACCAAGGCTACCGAAAATGCATAACTGATATACATTGCTCCGTAGTAGAAATCTGGTTCTGGATTGAGATTAGCTTGACAATGGGGGCAAGTATGATGGATGGCGGAAAGCTTCCTGAAACTAAATGGAGAAACTGGAAAAATATTCCCAGTTCTACATTGAGGACATTTTGCTCCAAGCATTGCCTGAAAACCACTTTTATTACTCATGTTATTAATTTTGATTAAAGGTACCCCTTCGTCTAAAAAATATCTGTGTTGAAAATCACATATTGAAACTGGAGGGAAGGATTACCGGAGCTCATCCAGGTCATAATCTTTTCCTTTTCCCCACTGGAGTAATTCAAATATGGTATAGTATTCCAAGGTATCCAGATCCTTTACTTTGAAGTTTTGATCACTCAATCGATCAATAATCTCGAGTTTTCTTACTTCTCCTAAATTGACCATTTTATATACCCTACCTACTCGTAGATTGTCTAATGCTATTGCCATCTTAGGCTTTATCTTTAATTTTTACCCCAACAGCCTCAAAGGAAATCTCCAATTTTGGCTCAGTTATTTTAGCTATTTCTTCTTCTGACTTGCCTGCATCTTTTGCGTAATGCTGTAAAGTCTTCACACTGGTTTCTGTAAGTGTTGCCACTCCCTCCAAGATCATGGGAAATCCCTGTGAATTTTTAGGAACAAAAAACTCATAATTCTTGAAGGTTACTCTCATACTGTTTCCATTTGGCAAATCCATTTTAAGCCAACAGCCCTTTTCACTACAGACTTCAGTTATTTCTCCTGCGATTTTCCCTTCAAATGTTCCTTCCTTTTCGACAATTTCAACCATATCAGCAGCACTGGTAATATTGTTTTCCAATACTTCTGCTCCATAGGTTCCTGCTACTGTATCCTCTGGAGTCAATTCAGATCGATCAGCTGATGGTGAGGAACAAGAAAATCCAACACATATGGCTAAAATGGCAATTATGGCAACAGGTATTTTCATAACATCAAGATTTTGAATTGATCAAAAATAAAGGATTCAGTGCTAGCGAAAAAGAATTAAATGATGATTTCAATGATTTTACCCCTCTCCAAATAGCCTTTTGTAATTAAAAATTATTGCCATACTATTTATAAGTGAAACTTATAGAAACAATTTTTCCAATAAAGCTTCTAAAATTTTAACAATACTGTAATTTTACTGCCTGATTCAAAAATCGACCCTGCTCATGCCTCAAACCAAAAAATTTATCATTGATTTTGACAGTACTTTCACGCAAGTGGAAGCGTTGGATATTCTAGGTGAGATAAGCCTGGAAAATGATCCAGAAAGAGATCGTAAACTTCAAGCCATTAAAGATATCACGGACAAAGGAATGGATGGTTCCTTGACCTTTCGTGATAGTCTGATTCAGCGACTTGAAATCTTAAATGCAACACAATCCCAGATAGATGATCTGATTGATGCTTTAAAGAAAAAAGTGTCCAAATCATTTGAAAGGAATAAAGAGTTTCTTCAAGAAAATGCGGAAGATATTTTTATTATCTCCAATGGATTCAAAGATTTTATCATCCCTATCGTAGGGGATTATGGCATTAAGAAGGAAAATGTATTTGCCAATGAATTTGTCTATGACGATTCTGGAAATATCATTGATTTCAATCGGGAAAATCCTCTTTCTTCTAATAAAGGAAAGGCAGAAACCATCAAAAGAATTAATTTAGAAGGTGATATCTACGTGATTGGCGATGGCTATACGGATTACGAAATCAAAGCTTCTGGACTGGCAAATAAGTTTTATGCCTTTACAGAAAATGTTTCCCGGCCAAAAGTAACCAGCCAGGCGGATCATATTGCACCAAGTTTAGATGAAATCCTTTATATCAATAAATTGAACACGAAGTTTTCATACCCAAAAAGTAGGATCAAAGTGCTCCTTCTGGAAAATGTTCACCCAATCGGTGTGGATCTTTTGAAAGAAGAAGGCTATGATGTAGAAGTTATCAGTTCTGCCTTGAGCGAAGATGAGCTCTGCGAAAAAATCAAGAATGTATCCATCATAGGCATTCGATCTAAAACCAACATCACTAAGAAGGTGTTAGAGAATGCCAATCGATTGATCGCTATTGGTGCTTTCTGTATTGGCACCAACCAAATTGATCTGGAAACCTGTCAGGAAAAAGGGATTGCTGTATTCAATGCCCCTTTTAGCAATACCAGATCCGTTGTAGAAATGGCCATTGCAGAAATCATCTTTTTGATGCGGAATTTTGCGGACAAAACCGCTGCTATGCATCAAGGAAAATGGGATAAATCTGCCAGTGGAAGTTTTGAAATAAGAGGAAAAAAATTGGGTATTATTGGCTATGGTAACATTGGTGCCCAACTTTCTGTCCTTGCTGAAAGCATGGGGATGAACGTGTTTTATTACGATGTAATTGAAAGATTAGCATTGGGTAACGCGACCAAATTAGACTCTTTAGATGAGCTATTGAGTACTTGTGATATGATTTCCCTGCATGTGGACGGACGCAAAAGCAATAAAAATATCATCAACAAGGAGAAAATCGCCAAAATGAAAAAAGGAGCGATCCTTGTAAACCTTAGTAGAGGTCATGTGGTAGAAATTGCAGCCTTGAAAGAAGCCATTCTTTCCGGTCATTTGGCAGGTTGTGCTGTAGACGTATTCCCTGAAGAACCTAAAAATAATTCAGAACCCTTCGTTTCTGAATTGATCGGCTTACCCAATACCATACTCACTCCACATATTGGAGGTAGTACTTTGGAGGCACAGGAAAATATTGCACG is a genomic window containing:
- the serA gene encoding phosphoglycerate dehydrogenase, whose product is MPQTKKFIIDFDSTFTQVEALDILGEISLENDPERDRKLQAIKDITDKGMDGSLTFRDSLIQRLEILNATQSQIDDLIDALKKKVSKSFERNKEFLQENAEDIFIISNGFKDFIIPIVGDYGIKKENVFANEFVYDDSGNIIDFNRENPLSSNKGKAETIKRINLEGDIYVIGDGYTDYEIKASGLANKFYAFTENVSRPKVTSQADHIAPSLDEILYINKLNTKFSYPKSRIKVLLLENVHPIGVDLLKEEGYDVEVISSALSEDELCEKIKNVSIIGIRSKTNITKKVLENANRLIAIGAFCIGTNQIDLETCQEKGIAVFNAPFSNTRSVVEMAIAEIIFLMRNFADKTAAMHQGKWDKSASGSFEIRGKKLGIIGYGNIGAQLSVLAESMGMNVFYYDVIERLALGNATKLDSLDELLSTCDMISLHVDGRKSNKNIINKEKIAKMKKGAILVNLSRGHVVEIAALKEAILSGHLAGCAVDVFPEEPKNNSEPFVSELIGLPNTILTPHIGGSTLEAQENIARFVPGKIMEYINTGNTYNSVNFPNIQLPFLQDAHRLIHIHMNEPGVLAKINQVLANYEINIVGQYLKTNEKIGYVITDIDKAYSPDAIDALKTIPGTIRFRTLY
- a CDS encoding DUF4920 domain-containing protein, which produces MKIPVAIIAILAICVGFSCSSPSADRSELTPEDTVAGTYGAEVLENNITSAADMVEIVEKEGTFEGKIAGEITEVCSEKGCWLKMDLPNGNSMRVTFKNYEFFVPKNSQGFPMILEGVATLTETSVKTLQHYAKDAGKSEEEIAKITEPKLEISFEAVGVKIKDKA
- a CDS encoding DUF983 domain-containing protein, with the translated sequence MSNKSGFQAMLGAKCPQCRTGNIFPVSPFSFRKLSAIHHTCPHCQANLNPEPDFYYGAMYISYAFSVALVITALTAINVLVEEPELWMYLTTVVIGNLLLFPAMLRYSKVLYLYGMGKLKYKGD